One genomic region from Kineobactrum salinum encodes:
- the folK gene encoding 2-amino-4-hydroxy-6-hydroxymethyldihydropteridine diphosphokinase — protein sequence MTRACIGLGSNLQDPAAQLQAAVDALARLPDSTLTAGSALYRSAAVGPGIQPDYLNAVAVLETALTPEALLDALQAIEQARGRRRTLRWGPRTLDLDILLYGDRQIRLPRLQVPHPAMARRHFVLYPLADVCDPRQPLPCGRTLEQLLAECPRQELERSDAELDYHLQHGQEPGP from the coding sequence ATGACCCGCGCCTGTATCGGCCTTGGCAGCAATCTTCAGGATCCCGCCGCGCAGTTGCAGGCGGCCGTTGATGCCCTGGCCCGGCTCCCCGATTCCACCCTCACGGCCGGCTCTGCGCTGTACCGCAGCGCCGCGGTTGGCCCCGGCATCCAGCCCGATTATCTCAATGCAGTAGCCGTGCTGGAGACTGCGCTGACTCCGGAAGCGCTGCTGGATGCGCTACAGGCCATAGAACAGGCCCGGGGCCGGCGCCGCACACTGCGCTGGGGGCCCCGTACCCTGGACCTGGACATTTTGCTGTACGGCGACCGGCAGATCCGCCTGCCCAGGCTACAGGTGCCACACCCGGCGATGGCGCGGCGGCACTTCGTCCTTTATCCTCTGGCTGATGTCTGTGATCCGCGCCAGCCGCTCCCCTGCGGCAGGACCCTGGAACAACTGCTGGCCGAATGCCCGCGCCAGGAACTGGAACGCAGCGATGCCGAACTCGACTACCACCTGCAACATGGACAGGAGCCCGGGCCTTGA
- a CDS encoding ATP-binding protein codes for MSFSLLEILLAIVAYLLALFLVAYLAERGLLPRRLTHHPATYVLSLAVIAGAMASNAIFELAYRYGYGYLLYYIGVVLMFLIATLLLLPLLRLCRVYQLASMADVLTFRFRSHWVGAAVTLAMCLTLMPLLALQIQAVADSIHILAGAPDRLMPAAQRQDTLALLFCLIIIVFAILFGTRNLTSQQRNIGLVTAVAFESLVKLAALLAMMWIAVNEVFGGFAGLEQWLAATPEASAIVRQPIQGNPARALLLLFFAGAVCMPHIFHMAFAENKESQDLRAASWGLPLYLLLLAIPVLPLAWAGMRLEHGLPTGYTGLAIGISLQSPGFTALAFMAGLSAASTALIVATLALANMCLNHLILPQQILQIRGDQSLYAQLKWLRRALITLLILAGYAFFMAVNGKQNLTQLGITAFAGTLQFLPGVVATPYWPQANRKGLLAGLLAGLGIWFLLMLLPVIGIPLPEWLAALTGPWLNGSDNPWALVSLTALGANAGLFVVVSLLTTTTEEERVAAEICSMDVLNRPSRRTLSIQSAEEFIEHLAAGLGETTARSEVNRALRELQFEADESRPYALRRLRSRIEANLSGLLGPAVAFSIINRCIPFAATPRGSAEDIFLIESRLDQAGGHFTGMAAELDNLRRHYRQTLDNLPIGVCSLAPDGELLLWNRSMQQITAIPSSAVLGSRLDSLPTPWRQIIGNFLHEDADMILKREVSLGEGVSRWISLHKASAGGDRDGDQILLVEDISDYERLEQELLHSERLASIGRLAAGVAHEIGNPITGIACLAQNLEYEDDPGEIRETARHILKQTSRVSRIVDSLVNFSHVGSGAGDIQLQPCNLADCVDEAIQLLQLDHQAKPIAFANHCDRELLVLADAQRLLQVFVNLLSNARDASDPGSQVLIDVSREDGQARIEVEDEGSGIPPELQNQVFEPFFTTKDPGAGTGLGLALVYSIMEDMGGSVQIHSPVRPPPRPGTRICLNLPLCSYADQFRL; via the coding sequence ATGAGCTTTAGCCTGCTCGAGATCCTGCTGGCCATCGTGGCCTATCTGCTGGCACTGTTCCTGGTGGCGTATCTGGCGGAACGCGGCCTGCTGCCGCGGCGTCTTACCCATCATCCGGCGACCTACGTGCTGTCGCTGGCGGTCATTGCCGGGGCGATGGCCAGCAACGCCATTTTCGAGCTGGCCTACCGCTATGGTTATGGCTATCTGCTCTACTATATCGGCGTGGTTTTGATGTTTCTGATCGCTACCCTGTTGCTGCTGCCGCTGCTGCGCCTGTGCCGGGTGTACCAGTTAGCGTCGATGGCCGATGTGCTGACTTTCCGCTTTCGCAGCCATTGGGTGGGGGCCGCGGTTACCCTGGCCATGTGCCTGACACTGATGCCGCTGTTGGCCCTGCAGATCCAGGCGGTGGCGGACAGTATCCACATCCTCGCCGGCGCGCCCGACCGGCTGATGCCCGCCGCCCAGCGCCAGGACACGCTGGCGCTGCTGTTCTGCCTCATCATCATTGTCTTCGCCATTTTGTTCGGCACCCGCAACCTCACCTCGCAACAGCGCAATATCGGCCTGGTCACCGCGGTGGCCTTCGAATCGCTGGTCAAACTGGCGGCGCTGCTGGCGATGATGTGGATCGCGGTCAATGAGGTGTTCGGCGGCTTCGCGGGGCTGGAGCAATGGCTGGCCGCCACCCCCGAGGCCAGCGCCATTGTGCGGCAGCCGATCCAGGGTAACCCCGCCCGGGCATTGCTGTTGCTGTTCTTCGCCGGTGCTGTCTGCATGCCCCATATCTTTCACATGGCCTTCGCGGAAAACAAGGAAAGCCAGGATCTGCGGGCTGCGAGCTGGGGTCTGCCGTTGTACCTGCTGCTGCTGGCGATTCCGGTACTGCCGCTGGCCTGGGCGGGCATGCGGCTGGAACACGGCTTGCCGACGGGCTACACCGGCCTGGCCATCGGCATTTCCCTGCAGTCCCCGGGATTCACTGCGCTGGCCTTCATGGCCGGGCTTTCCGCCGCCAGCACGGCACTTATCGTCGCCACTTTAGCCCTTGCCAACATGTGCCTGAACCACCTGATCCTGCCGCAACAGATATTGCAGATTCGAGGCGACCAGAGCCTTTACGCCCAGTTGAAATGGCTGCGGCGCGCGCTGATCACACTGCTGATCCTGGCCGGCTACGCTTTTTTCATGGCTGTCAACGGCAAGCAGAACCTGACCCAGCTGGGCATTACCGCCTTTGCGGGTACCCTCCAGTTTCTGCCCGGCGTGGTGGCCACACCCTACTGGCCCCAGGCCAATCGCAAGGGCCTGCTTGCCGGCCTGCTGGCGGGGCTGGGTATCTGGTTTCTGCTGATGCTGCTGCCGGTGATTGGCATCCCCCTGCCCGAGTGGCTGGCTGCGCTCACCGGCCCCTGGCTCAACGGCAGTGACAATCCCTGGGCGCTGGTCAGCCTGACAGCTCTGGGAGCCAACGCGGGACTGTTTGTGGTGGTATCCCTGCTGACCACGACTACAGAGGAAGAACGGGTGGCCGCCGAAATCTGTTCGATGGATGTGCTCAACCGTCCCTCGCGGCGCACACTCTCGATCCAGAGTGCCGAGGAATTCATCGAACATCTGGCAGCGGGCCTGGGCGAGACCACCGCCCGCTCTGAGGTCAACCGGGCCCTGCGGGAACTGCAATTTGAGGCCGATGAATCGCGCCCCTATGCCCTGCGCCGTCTGCGCAGCCGGATAGAGGCGAACCTGTCGGGTCTGCTGGGCCCCGCAGTCGCCTTCAGCATCATCAACCGCTGCATCCCTTTTGCTGCCACTCCACGCGGCAGCGCGGAGGATATCTTTCTGATCGAGAGCCGGCTGGACCAGGCCGGCGGACACTTCACCGGGATGGCCGCTGAACTGGACAACCTGCGGCGGCATTATCGCCAGACCCTGGACAATCTGCCGATAGGCGTTTGCTCCCTGGCTCCGGATGGGGAATTACTGCTGTGGAACCGCAGCATGCAGCAGATCACCGCCATCCCCTCCTCCGCGGTGCTGGGATCGCGACTGGATTCCCTGCCCACCCCTTGGCGGCAGATCATCGGCAACTTTCTGCACGAGGATGCCGACATGATCCTGAAGCGGGAGGTCTCGCTGGGCGAGGGCGTCTCGCGCTGGATAAGCCTGCACAAGGCCAGCGCTGGCGGTGATCGTGACGGCGACCAGATTCTGCTGGTGGAGGACATTTCCGACTACGAACGCCTGGAGCAGGAGCTGCTGCACAGCGAGCGCCTGGCCTCCATAGGCCGTCTGGCCGCGGGGGTGGCCCACGAGATCGGCAATCCGATCACCGGCATCGCCTGCCTGGCGCAAAACCTCGAGTACGAGGACGATCCCGGGGAAATCCGGGAGACCGCGCGCCATATTCTCAAGCAGACCAGCCGGGTCAGCCGTATCGTCGACTCGCTGGTGAATTTCTCCCATGTGGGATCGGGTGCCGGCGACATCCAGCTGCAGCCCTGCAACCTGGCAGACTGTGTCGATGAAGCCATCCAGCTGCTGCAACTGGACCATCAGGCCAAGCCGATCGCATTTGCCAACCACTGCGATCGCGAGCTGCTGGTGCTGGCGGATGCCCAGCGGCTGCTGCAGGTATTCGTCAATCTGCTGAGCAACGCCCGCGACGCCAGCGACCCGGGCAGCCAGGTACTGATTGACGTCAGCCGGGAGGATGGCCAGGCCAGGATTGAAGTCGAGGACGAGGGCTCGGGCATTCCCCCCGAGTTGCAAAATCAGGTGTTCGAACCATTTTTTACCACCAAGGATCCCGGCGCCGGCACCGGCCTGGGCCTCGCACTGGTCTACAGCATCATGGAAGACATGGGCGGCAGCGTACAGATTCACAGCCCGGTGCGACCGCCGCCCCGTCCCGGCACCCGGATCTGCCTCAACCTGCCGCTGTGCAGCTACGCTGACCAATTCCGGTTGTGA
- the dksA gene encoding RNA polymerase-binding protein DksA, producing MPKVAEKKATAKAAAASKPASTEFKDFEPYTLRKGEEYMNEPQRDHFRRILLNWKAELMQEVDRTVSHMKDEAANFPDPADRATQEEEFSLELRTRDRERKLIKKIDITIERINQDDYGFCDACGVEIGIKRLEARPTATLCIDCKTLAEIKEKQELG from the coding sequence ATGCCAAAAGTAGCAGAAAAGAAAGCGACCGCGAAAGCCGCAGCCGCGAGTAAGCCCGCTTCCACCGAGTTCAAGGACTTCGAGCCCTACACTCTTCGCAAGGGCGAAGAGTATATGAACGAACCGCAGCGTGACCACTTCCGTCGTATTCTGCTGAACTGGAAGGCAGAGTTGATGCAGGAGGTTGACCGCACGGTCTCTCACATGAAGGATGAGGCTGCCAACTTTCCCGATCCGGCCGATCGCGCTACCCAGGAGGAGGAGTTCAGTCTGGAGCTTCGCACCCGTGACCGCGAGCGCAAACTGATCAAGAAGATCGACATTACCATTGAGCGCATCAACCAGGACGATTACGGCTTTTGCGACGCCTGTGGTGTAGAGATCGGCATCAAGCGCCTGGAAGCCCGTCCTACCGCAACCCTGTGCATAGACTGCAAGACACTTGCGGAAATCAAGGAAAAGCAGGAACTCGGCTGA
- a CDS encoding M15 family metallopeptidase, which translates to MSTGLTVAQLTGRDDSGLLTLDGGQRLHPAAAEAFARLQRDAAVAGFGLAIASGYRSYERQRLIWNGKASGQRPVHDDRGNAVDVLHLDPVSRLHAILRFSALPGTSRHHWGTDLDIYDNRAVAADYPLQLSPQEVAPDGPFAPLHQWLDERMAAGESHGFFRPYGHDRGGVAAERWHLSYAPLAVACERGVTAAVLHECWDCDSGELLLRDQVEAQLPELLARYVAVDRDWCPARYHHSTPSDLS; encoded by the coding sequence GTGAGCACCGGCTTGACAGTGGCGCAACTGACCGGCCGGGATGACAGTGGCCTGCTCACGCTGGATGGCGGCCAGCGCCTGCATCCCGCCGCTGCCGAGGCCTTTGCCCGGCTGCAGCGGGACGCCGCGGTCGCCGGGTTCGGGCTTGCGATTGCCAGCGGCTACCGCTCCTATGAACGGCAGCGACTGATCTGGAACGGCAAGGCCAGTGGTCAGCGTCCAGTGCATGATGACCGGGGTAACGCGGTGGACGTCCTGCACCTGGACCCGGTGAGCCGGCTACACGCAATTCTGCGTTTCTCGGCGCTGCCGGGGACCTCCCGCCACCACTGGGGCACCGACCTGGATATCTATGACAACCGCGCGGTCGCGGCGGACTACCCGCTGCAGTTGAGCCCGCAGGAGGTAGCGCCGGACGGCCCCTTCGCCCCGCTGCATCAGTGGCTGGATGAACGCATGGCGGCGGGCGAATCCCACGGCTTTTTCCGGCCCTATGGGCATGACCGTGGCGGTGTCGCCGCGGAGCGCTGGCATCTCAGCTATGCGCCGCTGGCGGTGGCCTGCGAGCGGGGCGTGACCGCGGCGGTGCTGCATGAGTGCTGGGATTGCGATTCGGGTGAGTTGCTGCTGCGGGATCAGGTGGAGGCACAGTTGCCTGAATTGCTGGCGCGCTATGTGGCGGTCGACCGGGATTGGTGCCCGGCGCGCTATCATCATAGTACTCCTTCCGATTTATCTTGA
- the pcnB gene encoding polynucleotide adenylyltransferase PcnB: MKVIPRDQHCISRRNISDGALKVMARLRDAGHDAYLVGGAVRDLLLGGHPKDFDVATDATPEQVHGIFRNSRIIGRRFRIVHVRFGREIIEVTTFRGHHDTEPAKAGRAPSSHSRHSDQGLLLRDNVFGTLEEDAVRRDLTVNALYYDSATFAVYDHVHGMRDLEHRSVCIIGDPEQRFREDPVRMLRVARFAAKLDFSIDADTAAAIPRCAPLLAEIPSARLFDEFLKLFFSGSAERTFDELLEHDLLRYLFPDSDYEIRQDEVAMALVRAAMRSTDQRIAQGKSITPAFLLAALLWPVADRLADQLRDRGDPPLVAMNSASQQVISQAVRTVSIPKRFSMPMREIWEFQHRLERRQERKAAELVQNRRFRAAYDFLLLREQAGEDTGDVGGWWTEFQTLPENQQLQVASADSERPRRRRPRKRRPATAG; the protein is encoded by the coding sequence TTGAAGGTAATCCCCAGGGATCAGCACTGCATATCCCGCAGAAACATCAGTGACGGCGCTCTCAAGGTGATGGCCCGGCTGCGCGACGCCGGCCACGACGCCTACCTGGTTGGCGGCGCGGTGCGCGACCTGTTGCTGGGAGGCCACCCCAAGGACTTCGACGTCGCCACCGACGCCACTCCCGAACAGGTCCACGGGATTTTCCGCAACTCCCGCATTATCGGACGCCGCTTCCGCATTGTACATGTGCGCTTTGGCCGTGAAATCATCGAGGTCACCACCTTTCGTGGCCACCACGACACCGAACCTGCAAAAGCCGGCCGCGCGCCCTCGAGCCACTCCCGCCATTCCGACCAGGGACTGTTGTTGCGCGACAATGTGTTCGGCACGCTTGAGGAAGACGCGGTGCGGCGTGACCTTACCGTCAATGCGCTGTACTACGATTCCGCCACTTTCGCTGTCTACGATCATGTCCATGGCATGCGGGACCTGGAGCACCGCAGTGTCTGCATCATCGGTGACCCGGAGCAGCGCTTTCGGGAGGATCCGGTGCGGATGCTGCGGGTGGCGCGCTTTGCCGCCAAGCTCGATTTCAGTATCGACGCCGATACCGCCGCCGCAATTCCCCGCTGCGCCCCGCTGCTGGCGGAGATCCCGTCCGCGCGGCTGTTTGACGAATTTCTGAAGCTGTTCTTTTCGGGCAGCGCAGAGCGCACCTTCGACGAACTGCTGGAGCACGACCTGCTGCGCTACCTGTTTCCCGACAGCGACTATGAAATCCGGCAGGATGAGGTGGCCATGGCCCTGGTCCGGGCAGCGATGCGCAGCACCGACCAGCGTATCGCACAGGGCAAGAGCATCACTCCTGCATTCCTGCTCGCGGCCCTGCTGTGGCCGGTTGCAGACCGCCTCGCCGACCAGCTGCGGGACCGGGGCGATCCGCCGCTGGTGGCGATGAACAGCGCCTCCCAGCAGGTGATCTCCCAGGCCGTGCGCACCGTTTCCATTCCCAAGCGCTTCAGCATGCCCATGCGGGAAATCTGGGAGTTCCAGCACCGCCTGGAGCGCCGCCAGGAGCGTAAGGCCGCGGAGCTGGTTCAAAACCGGCGCTTTCGCGCCGCCTATGACTTCCTGCTGCTGCGCGAGCAGGCCGGCGAGGATACCGGCGATGTCGGCGGCTGGTGGACCGAATTCCAGACTCTGCCCGAAAACCAGCAGCTCCAGGTCGCCAGCGCCGACAGCGAGCGGCCCAGGCGCCGCCGGCCCCGCAAACGGCGCCCCGCGACTGCCGGATGA
- the panB gene encoding 3-methyl-2-oxobutanoate hydroxymethyltransferase, translating to MGKITISTLDKMKAAGEKFACITAYDATFSRLVSEAGAETILVGDSLGMVLQGHDSTIPVTIEHMEYHTECVLRGASDAMVIADMPFMTYSDPQQAMANATRLLQAGAQMVKMEGGTWLSDTISMLVERGIPVCAHLGLTPQSVNALGGFRVQGRTPKEAKSILADAVEIQDAGASLLVLECVPSHLATDISEKLDIPVIGIGAGPGTDAQVLVMHDLLGLSQHSARFVENFMAGRDNIQQALKAFVDAVKDGSYPAEEHTYS from the coding sequence ATGGGCAAGATCACCATCAGCACCCTGGACAAAATGAAAGCTGCGGGAGAGAAGTTCGCCTGCATCACCGCCTACGATGCCACCTTCTCCCGGCTGGTGTCTGAAGCCGGGGCCGAGACCATTCTTGTCGGCGACTCCCTGGGCATGGTCTTGCAGGGCCACGACAGCACCATCCCGGTTACCATCGAACATATGGAATACCATACCGAGTGCGTACTGCGGGGGGCCTCCGATGCGATGGTGATCGCCGACATGCCGTTCATGACCTACAGCGATCCGCAGCAGGCCATGGCCAACGCCACCCGCCTGCTGCAGGCCGGTGCCCAGATGGTAAAGATGGAAGGCGGCACCTGGCTGTCGGACACCATCTCGATGCTGGTGGAACGCGGCATACCGGTTTGCGCCCACCTGGGCCTTACTCCCCAGTCAGTAAACGCGCTGGGGGGTTTCCGGGTGCAGGGCCGCACCCCCAAAGAGGCCAAGTCCATCCTCGCCGACGCAGTGGAAATCCAGGATGCCGGGGCCAGCCTGCTGGTTCTCGAATGCGTGCCGTCACACCTGGCGACGGATATCAGCGAGAAGCTGGATATCCCGGTGATCGGCATTGGCGCCGGCCCGGGCACCGATGCCCAGGTTCTGGTCATGCACGACCTGCTGGGCCTGTCCCAGCACAGCGCGCGCTTCGTGGAAAACTTCATGGCGGGCCGGGACAATATCCAGCAGGCGCTGAAGGCCTTCGTCGACGCCGTCAAGGACGGCAGCTATCCGGCTGAAGAGCATACTTATAGTTAA
- a CDS encoding deoxynucleoside kinase — MSADHPATSIDLKGRSPPAFIAVEGPIGVGKTTLAKRLAATFNYQTLLEEADQNPFLERFYRNRKQAALATQLFFLFQRAQKIGDLRQADIFEPVRVSDFLIEKDPLFARVNLDSDEFQLYQRIYRQLQVDAPRPDLVIYLQAPTDVLLERIDSRGVAHERGIQRDYLERLNEVYSEFFLYYDDAPLLIVNASEIDLANDDQDYRHLVDYLLDIRSGRHYFNPTFFG, encoded by the coding sequence TTGAGCGCCGATCATCCCGCTACCAGCATCGACCTGAAGGGCCGCTCTCCGCCGGCGTTCATCGCAGTGGAAGGCCCGATAGGCGTCGGCAAGACCACGCTCGCGAAACGCCTGGCCGCCACCTTCAACTACCAGACCCTGCTGGAGGAAGCGGACCAGAACCCGTTCCTGGAACGTTTCTACCGCAATCGCAAACAGGCCGCGCTGGCCACCCAGTTGTTCTTCCTGTTCCAGCGTGCCCAGAAGATTGGCGATTTGCGCCAGGCCGATATCTTCGAACCGGTGCGGGTCTCGGACTTTCTGATCGAGAAAGACCCGCTGTTCGCCCGGGTCAACCTCGACAGTGACGAGTTCCAGCTGTACCAGCGGATCTACCGGCAACTGCAGGTCGACGCCCCCCGGCCAGACCTGGTCATCTACCTGCAGGCCCCCACCGACGTGCTGCTGGAACGTATCGACAGTCGCGGCGTCGCCCATGAACGGGGCATTCAGCGGGACTATCTGGAGCGCCTGAACGAAGTATACAGTGAGTTTTTTCTGTATTACGATGATGCCCCTTTGCTGATCGTGAATGCCAGCGAGATAGACCTCGCCAACGACGATCAGGACTACCGGCACCTGGTGGATTACCTGCTGGATATCCGCAGCGGTCGCCACTACTTCAACCCCACGTTTTTTGGATAG
- the gluQRS gene encoding tRNA glutamyl-Q(34) synthetase GluQRS produces the protein MNHARHPPDPYRGRFAPSPTGPLHLGSLIAALASWLEARSAGGQWLLRMEDIDPPREQPGAARDILRSLQAHGLYWDEDVLWQSRRGEAYDAALDRLHASGALFACRCSRRQQGPGGSCGSTCRGRSVAATGQPFALRVKVPPDYSCRWRDPWQGEQYWPLGQQLTDFIVRRRDGLYAYQLAVVVDDAAQQVSHVVRGSDLLDSTPRQQLLQHLLGYPTPAYAHLPVITDSRGHKFSKQSHAAPLQDTAATLNLRRALAFLQQAQAPAAVDTVADLLDHALAHWSPAAVPHAAAMTARD, from the coding sequence TTGAACCATGCCCGTCACCCCCCTGATCCCTACCGCGGGCGCTTCGCCCCTTCTCCCACCGGACCGCTGCACCTGGGCTCTCTGATTGCTGCCCTGGCCAGTTGGCTGGAGGCGCGCAGCGCCGGTGGTCAGTGGCTGCTGCGTATGGAGGATATCGACCCGCCCCGGGAGCAGCCCGGCGCTGCCCGGGACATCCTGCGAAGCTTGCAGGCACATGGTCTGTACTGGGACGAAGACGTGCTCTGGCAGAGCCGGCGGGGCGAGGCCTATGACGCCGCACTGGACCGGTTGCACGCCAGTGGTGCGCTGTTTGCCTGCCGCTGCAGCCGCAGGCAACAGGGTCCCGGGGGTAGCTGTGGCAGCACCTGCCGCGGCCGGTCTGTGGCCGCCACCGGACAGCCCTTCGCGCTGCGGGTAAAGGTACCCCCTGACTATAGCTGCCGCTGGCGGGACCCCTGGCAGGGAGAGCAATACTGGCCGCTGGGCCAGCAGCTGACGGACTTCATCGTCCGACGCAGGGACGGCCTCTATGCCTATCAGCTGGCGGTGGTAGTGGATGACGCCGCCCAGCAGGTCAGCCATGTGGTGCGCGGCTCTGACCTGCTGGATTCGACCCCGCGGCAGCAGCTGCTGCAGCACTTGCTGGGCTACCCGACGCCCGCGTACGCGCACCTGCCGGTGATCACCGATAGCCGGGGCCATAAATTCAGCAAGCAAAGTCACGCGGCACCGCTGCAGGACACGGCGGCAACCCTTAATTTGCGCCGGGCGCTGGCCTTCCTGCAACAGGCTCAGGCCCCGGCGGCGGTGGATACGGTGGCTGACCTGCTCGATCATGCACTGGCGCACTGGTCGCCGGCGGCGGTGCCCCATGCGGCAGCGATGACCGCCCGCGACTGA
- a CDS encoding sigma-54-dependent transcriptional regulator → MQQILVVEDESVIRTALRRLLERNGYTVAEAASVQEAEAKHNLIDFDLIISDLRLPGAPGTDLIKKAGDVPVLIMTSYASLRSAVDSMRMGAVDYIAKPFDHSDMISAVERIIADHPTPRVEDSQRSATVSDDSGDPVSGIIGNCPAMLRLFEHIKKVAPTDSSVLVLGETGTGKEQVARSVHQHSKRAGKTLICVNCAAIPDTLIESELFGYEKGAFTGANASRMGLIEAADGGTLFLDEIGELPMEAQARLLRFIQEGEIRRIGSVHSRKVNVRLICATHRNLHSLAAEGLFRQDLYYRINVLRLALPPLRERGKDILHLAEHLLQVQAQRLGKTGMELSPRAIQAITTYQWPGNVRELQHAIERAVVLAEGQEIDNEVLGIDLELVNINRIRGQGIQTASHHTPRNITSDPAEDLSLEDYFQRFVLEHQDSMSETELAQKLGISRKCLWERRQRFEIPRKKASSGSGRRRKAAS, encoded by the coding sequence ATGCAACAGATTCTGGTAGTGGAGGATGAGTCGGTCATCAGGACCGCTCTGCGGCGATTGCTGGAGCGCAACGGCTACACGGTGGCAGAGGCCGCCTCGGTGCAGGAGGCTGAGGCCAAGCACAACCTGATCGATTTCGACCTGATCATCTCCGATTTGCGTCTGCCCGGCGCCCCCGGCACCGACCTGATCAAGAAGGCGGGCGATGTGCCTGTACTGATCATGACCAGCTATGCCAGCCTGCGCTCGGCGGTGGACTCCATGCGCATGGGGGCCGTGGACTACATCGCGAAGCCTTTCGATCACAGCGACATGATATCGGCAGTTGAGCGCATTATCGCCGATCATCCCACCCCTCGCGTGGAAGACAGCCAGCGGAGTGCGACCGTGTCTGACGACAGTGGCGATCCGGTCAGCGGCATCATCGGCAACTGTCCGGCGATGCTGCGCCTGTTCGAGCACATCAAGAAAGTCGCCCCCACCGACTCTTCCGTCCTGGTACTGGGAGAAACCGGCACCGGCAAGGAACAGGTGGCACGCAGCGTCCACCAGCACAGCAAACGGGCCGGCAAGACCCTGATCTGCGTCAATTGCGCCGCGATTCCCGACACCCTGATTGAATCTGAACTGTTCGGCTATGAAAAGGGCGCCTTTACCGGCGCCAATGCCAGCCGCATGGGCCTGATCGAGGCTGCAGACGGCGGCACCCTGTTTCTCGATGAAATCGGCGAGCTGCCGATGGAGGCCCAGGCCCGCTTGCTGCGATTCATCCAGGAGGGTGAGATCCGCCGCATCGGCTCGGTTCACTCACGCAAGGTCAATGTCCGGCTGATCTGTGCCACCCACCGCAACCTGCACAGTCTGGCGGCCGAAGGCCTGTTCCGCCAGGATCTGTATTACCGGATCAATGTCCTGCGCCTGGCCCTGCCCCCGCTGCGCGAGCGCGGCAAGGACATCCTGCACCTGGCTGAGCATCTGCTGCAGGTACAGGCCCAACGCCTCGGCAAGACAGGGATGGAGCTGTCGCCGCGGGCCATCCAGGCGATCACGACCTACCAGTGGCCCGGCAACGTGCGGGAACTGCAACATGCCATCGAGCGCGCCGTGGTCCTGGCGGAAGGCCAGGAAATCGACAACGAGGTTCTGGGTATCGACCTGGAGCTGGTGAATATCAACCGCATCCGGGGCCAGGGAATTCAGACGGCCTCGCACCATACGCCTCGCAATATCACCTCCGATCCCGCTGAAGACCTGTCGCTGGAAGACTACTTCCAGCGCTTCGTGCTGGAACACCAGGACTCCATGAGCGAAACAGAGCTGGCCCAGAAACTGGGGATCAGCCGCAAGTGCCTGTGGGAGCGCCGCCAGCGCTTCGAGATTCCCCGCAAGAAGGCCTCGTCGGGCAGCGGGCGCCGCAGAAAGGCCGCCTCCTGA
- the ppa gene encoding inorganic diphosphatase, which yields MSLSLVPAGKDIPDEINVIIEVPAHSDPVKYEVDHDSGAIMVDRFMTAAMFYPCNYGYIPNTLADDGDPLDVLVHTPHQVVSGCVIPCRPVGILHMSDEAGGDAKLIAVPTNKLSKLYRDVKEYSDLSPLLIQQITHFFEHYKDLEEGKWVKVEGWGSAEEARQAIRNAVTLFDQQEGGH from the coding sequence ATGAGTCTGAGTCTGGTTCCCGCCGGGAAGGATATTCCCGACGAGATTAACGTTATCATTGAAGTGCCCGCGCACTCCGACCCGGTCAAATACGAGGTGGATCACGACAGTGGCGCCATCATGGTAGACCGCTTCATGACCGCTGCCATGTTCTACCCCTGCAACTATGGCTATATCCCCAACACGCTGGCGGACGACGGCGACCCGCTGGATGTACTGGTACACACGCCGCATCAGGTGGTCAGCGGTTGCGTGATCCCCTGTCGCCCGGTTGGCATCCTGCACATGTCCGACGAGGCCGGCGGCGACGCCAAGCTGATCGCGGTGCCTACCAACAAGCTCAGCAAGCTGTATCGAGACGTCAAGGAATACAGCGACCTGTCTCCGCTGCTGATCCAGCAGATCACGCATTTCTTCGAGCACTACAAGGATCTGGAAGAAGGCAAGTGGGTGAAAGTCGAGGGCTGGGGCAGCGCCGAAGAGGCACGCCAGGCAATCCGCAACGCGGTGACCCTGTTCGACCAGCAGGAAGGTGGCCACTGA